The stretch of DNA GTAAACGTTAACTTCCCAGTTTCTAGCGGAGTTTTGTTGTTGCAATTGTTGGGCGATGCTGTCGCGGTCTTCGGCATTGACCCACATTCGTAACTCCGTCCATGTACGACCGATGAATTCTTCGCGATGCCAGCCTAGTTGTCGCAGGAAACTGTCGTTAGCATCTACAAAACATCCGTCTTTGAGAGTGCTGATGCTGATGCCGACGGGACTGGAGTAAAAGGCTTTAGAAAATCTTTCTTCGCTCGATCGCAAGGCGGCTTCTGCTAGTTTTTGGTCGGTGATATCTTGGATGGTGCTGGCAATTCGGGCGCTGGTAACGGCGGCTTGTTCGCAGACTGTGCGATCGCTCCCGTCGGGCAGAATTAGTCGGTAGTCTATTCTATAAGCCTTTTTCTCGTAGATGGCGAGGTCGATCGATTGCCTGACTAATTCTCGATCGTCGGGGTGAACGTACTGTAAAAATTTCTCTTGGCTGGGTTTAAAAGCTCCAGGCTGTTGTCCAATAATCCGGTAAATTTCGTCTGACCACCGCAATTGGCCTGCTGTGATGTCTAAATCCCAGTTACCTAATTGGGCGATGCGTTGGGCGTTGGCGAGGCTGGCTTCATTGGCTCGCAGGGAGGCTTCTGCTTGTTGGCGTTCGGCAACGGTGGCGGCTAAAACGAGGGCGGTGAGGGCGATGACGGTGATGAAGGCTTGTAGGGATAAAATTGCCTGGGGTGTGCTGTTAGCGTGTTTGAGAAAGGGGCCAGAACCCCGGGCGATGCCCCAAATGGCAAAGGAGGAGAGGATCAGGTTGGCGATCGCGGTACTGCATTGACCAAAGCGGAAGGCTGCCCAAACTACTAGGGGAAAGGGTAGGTATTCTAGGGGATAGCGAGCGTAGGCGGCTCTGGTTCGGGAACAGAAGACGAGCCAGCAAATTGCTACTAGCACTAAAAACCAGATAACAGCTTCAACAGTGTGTCTGGGTTTTTGCGGGAGTTCGGGCCATTTCTGCCAAGTTAAGAGGACGGGGGCCACGAGTAAAATTCCCATTGCGTCTCCTAACCACCATGTCCCCCAAGTGCCGGCAAAATCGCTCCAATTAGATAAACCTAATAGACATTCGTTTAAAGTCCCGATACTGGAGTTGACGATCGCGGAGCCGAAGGAACCTAAGATCGCGAGTCCCAAAACGTCTCTGAGGCGATCGAGCTTAACTGAGAAACCGATATGGTGCAGCATGGCCACCCCAAACAGGGGTTGCAAGGTTCTACCGGTGGCTGATATTAATGCTGCTATCAAGTATCCGGGTTGCTCGGAAAGAGTGAATAGAAAGCCGCCGATTGCTACTCCCGGCCACAAGGAAGGCCCAAATAGCAGCAGTGCGGCCTGAGCAACTCCCGCCGCCGGCCACATGGGTGACACTTCTGAACTCAGCATCAGGCTGGAGATTGCAAATTTGGCAGCCAAAAAGTAGAGAGCGGCGATCGCGGCTACTGTTAGGAGGTATCGCCCAGTTTGTCCTTTAATAAAGTTAAGGAACTTTGTCTCCATTGGGATTTGCAGGAGGGGTAGGTCGTGGATGGGGCATCAAGAGCTGCGAGCCGCCCTGACAGCAGGGAAAAAATGCTTCTATAGCTGATGGTAGGCGATCTGTGGCCGATCGGGTAAGAACCGAAGGAAGAAGGAAGAGGGAAGAAGGAAGAAGGAAGAAGGAAGAAGCGCCCCCTTGAAACCCATCGCCAAAGTTTTGATTACAGTTACACAGTTAACAGTTAACAGTTAACAGTCTACCTATTGAAAATTAAGTCTAAACGCTTTTGAGAGTCCTTGAGGGCATCTTCCGGGCGGCGGCCTAAAAGGGTTGCTTCTATGGCACGACCTAAATTTTCGGACAGTCGAGAGTAACCGGAAATAATGGGTCGCGATCGCGCTGATTTCATCTGTTCTAGGAAAACTCGCAAAACTGGGTTGCGATCGACAAATGCCTGGTAGGTCTGACTTTCTCTTGATTTGAGATTAATTGGCAGATATCCAGTCCCTAAAGCCCAAGCTGTTTGGAATTCTTCACTTAGAACATACTCTAAAAATTCCCAGGCTGCTTGTTCTCTTTGAGGTGACGTTTTCATTAAATATAGGTTTTCTCCTCCCGTGACGGCCGCTGGGCGTTTGAGGATTGGTATCGGCAAAACGCCGTAATCTATGCCGCTTTGCTGCAATTGTAATAACGTCCAAGGCCCAGTAATTTGCATGGCAACTTTGCCGGCGATGAAACTATCGAGTTCGTAACCTCTCTCTGGGGCGGAAAGTGTTGCCGATCCATCTTTGAGGATATTTTGCCACAATTGCAAGGCCGCGATCGCACCAGGATTATCTATACTAGGAATTGCTAATTGGGTATTATCTACTTGTGTTCCCAGTTCTAATTTCCGATTAACAAATTCACCGCCAGCACTGAACATGAAGGGCAACCAAGTAAAAACTACCCATTCTCCTTTGCCTAGCGATAGCATCAGGCCGTATCGATCTTTACGCCCATCTTTATTTCGATCTTGAGTAAGAGTTTTGGCTGCAATTCTAAACTCTTCCCAAGTTTCAGGCAATTTTTTGATACCTGCTTGTTTAAATAAGCTAGGACGATAAAAAATAGCAGTATTGTTAGTACCCAATGGAATTGACCAAGTGTGGCCGTCGAGTTCCATTGACTCAAATAAAGCTGGATCGATTTCTACTTTCAGGGGAGATTTATCTAACCATTCTTCTAAAGGTCTAATTGCTTCTAATTCTACTAGCTGACCTGCAATTGTGGGATTGTACCAGAGTAAATCTGGTGGTGTATTTCCCACTACTGAGGTTAAGATTTTTGGCATCTGTTGGTCTGGTTGACCAACATAGAAGGCTTCGATTTTGATTTTGGGGTGAGTTTGATTAAATTTGTTTACGAGAGATTGAAATATGTCGCGATTTGGCGGCGGGTTGATGCCATGCCACAGGGTAAGATAAATAGGGTCGCTGTTTTTAGATTGGGAATTTGGATAATTTTGACAACCGCCTAAAATCAGTAAAGCGAGCGTCAAGATAATGGAAGAGATTAGTTTCCCTTGTCTTCGCCAGCGGCGAATGATTCGAGATTTAATTGTGCCAACAAATTGAGATAAAATCATTGTAAATCTTATTAGTCCGCGTAGGCGGACTTTGTTTGTCTAGCCGCGATTTCAATCGCCAGGATATTTTTAAAATTTGTAGTAAGGTGGGTGCTGCCATAATTTATATCTTACATTATATCTTACATTAAAAAATGTATTTTCCAAGCACCACCTACCCTACAACTTAAATCTGGTAGCATCTAAGAAATCTGCTGAGAGTTGATTTATCCGTCCTTCCTCTTGATTTTGAAATAGAACTGTAAAAGCACCTGCTCCTAGTCTATCTTGCGGCCACATCCGATAGCAATGTAAAGTTGTTAAATGAGATTGATGAGCTGCCAAATCAGGAACTTCAACTGGCTGAAATTGGGGAAACTTAGCGATAAACCATTCTGTGACTTGTTCATTTTCTGCGGGTGAGTAAGTACAAGTCATATAGGCGAGATATCCTTGCGGTGCTACTATTTTAGCCGAGTTCGCTAAAATTCTTTTTTGACGATTGGCATTACTATTTATGGTTACTGGATGGAAGCATCCGGGGGCTTTTTCTCCTTTAGCAAGTAATGATTGACCCGTACATGGGGCATCTACTATTACTAGGTTAGCAGTTTGAGGTATGATTTCTGCTAATTTTTCTGAATCGGCACTGGTGACAACGGATTGGCTAATTTGGCAACGCTTGAGGTTAGAGATTAACATTCCGATGCGTTTGCCAATAACTTCGTTAGATATGAGTAATTCTGGGTGTAATATTTTCCAAGCAAAGATACTTTTACCTCCCGGTGCAGCGCACATATCTAAGATTAGTTTAATTGGTTGAGATATAGTTAATAATAGGGAGGCGGCGAAGATTGAAGAAAAGTCAAGACAGTAGTAATGTCCGCTTTCATGAAGTTGATGTTTTCCTGGTTTGGTATTGATGGCAAGTCTATCTACAAATTCGGGTTGCCAAGTTGTGGGAGTTTCAACAGTAAAAGGGTGGATTATTGGTTTTGATTCTAGCCAAAGTATGCAGGGATTAAAGGGTTGAGGATTGACTATTGCTTGGATAAATCTTTCTTGTTCTGTGGTGTCGGTAAATAGGTTACGGGTGAGTTTTAGTAAGAGGTTAGAAGGTTTTTCCATATTTAAGAAGGTACGATCGTCTGTTAGAGATTTAAACTATTACTCTTAGAGGCAATCATTTTATCCTATCGCTATGAAACTACTCAATGGTAGGCAAGCTGAGATTTCCCTGCAAAAGCCAAACGGTTACTGTCTCAACCTAGAACATCTTAGAGGCAAGAATAAATAGGAATTACGCACCCAACTAAAGAAACCGGGTTTTTTGACGAAAATACTTCGTTTTTACCCAAAGATTCTCTCAAAAACCCGGTTTCTGGAGCCCCATGTGTAAGTCCTACTTAAGCTGAAGCCGCCAGGGGTTAAAACCCCTGTCTAATAAATGAAGTCCTCCTCAGAAACTCAATCTAGTTTTGAGGCGCAAGCAACCAGCTCAAACCCAAGAGATTGAGCTGTTTTCTCCAGCTTAGAGACAATACGTTGTCGATATTTCTGTTCGTAATAGTCAGCACCTGAATCGGCATAAGCGGTTTTTGTACTCCAGAGGTGATAGAAGATGCGGGCTAGCTTGTGGGCAGTAGCGGTATTAGCCTCTGGAGCGCCCAATCTGGCTCGTAACCGACGATAAAAAGCCCCCAAAGCTGATTGAGAGCGAGATAAAGATTGAGCAGCTAAACGGAAGGCATTAGCAGCCCGATTAACTACACAACGGGTATGAGAACTTTTGACTTTACCGCCTGTAATCCTCGCAGACGGACACAACCCTAACCAAGAACAAAAATGCTTAACAGTGGGAAAACGAGTAGCATCCAATCCGACTTCCGAGAGCAGAGCTTGTACTGTGAGGACATCAAAACCAGGGATTTGAGTAAAATCTACTCCACTAATCCGATACAACTGATGGCGCAAGTCAAAATTGGGTTCGTGACCTCTGGGCTTTCTGTTACCCCGTTTGGGAGGGTCTGGTGGAGGATGGTTTTCTTCGCTAGCAAAGCTAGCTAAATATCGCTCAATCTCCACATCGCAGCTAGCAATTTGCTCTTGATAGATGTCGTAGAGTTGTAACTCTTGTTTTAACACAAATATATGCTCAACTCGATAGTCTCCACTCAAGGCTTTAGCAATATCTGCGGTACTACTTTTAATCCGAGAATTTTTCAAATTAGCTAAGACTTGAGGATTCCTTTCTCCAGCTACAATGGCGCGGATAATTGCCATCCCAGTGACTCCTGTGATGTCACTGATGACTTTATGTAGTTGCAGATTCATTTGAATTAATGCTTTCTGCATCCGCAGTACGTGGCTGCTACTGCTTTTGATTAAGTTATCGCGGTGGCGAATGTAACTACGTAGAACACAACTTTGGTCATCAGGACGAAAGGAACCGGACAATAAACCATAAGTATGTAGCTGTTGCAACCATTGACAATCCAACACATCACTTTTTCTGCCCGGTACGGTTTTGACGTGATGGGCATTCACCAGTTTGACTTCGATACCCCTGGCTTCAAAAATTTGAAAGGCTGGTATCCAATAGACTCCTGTCGATTCCATCGCGATGGTGTCTATCCCACATTCCACTAACCATGAGGCCATCTCGATTAAGTCAGGGGTAAAACAGCCAAATTTACGTACATTCTGTGACGTTCGATCAGGTGGAACGCAAACCCAGTGTTCTTGTGAGCCAATATCTATACCTGCGGCATTTGGGTTAATCTGGGTGAAATTAGACATTTCACCCGCAACAGGTTTGCTTATCTTGCATCGGATCATTTAGATGACTCCTCTTGGCGCTCGAACGAAAGGAAGTGTCCCGATTGGTGGGCGGATGTGATCTTAGATTCTCCTCAACGGGATAGGGTAATAGCCCTTCACCAATGTCATAATCATCATGCCCACGACCACGCTCTGAATCAGGCTCAAAATCGCACTATTGATTTGTCGGTCTTTGACTCTCAGGACACAGGGATAATATATCCGACTGGCAACTTTTGGGCTAGCTTTACTGTTTCTGTGATTCATAACGGGCACGCCGGGCCCGTGGAACGCTCTGAAGAGGACTAATGAGTTTTCTTAGTCCTCTTCAGAGGACTCGATCTTTGAGACAGGGGTTTTAACCCCTGTCGGAGTGAGGGTTTGACGTTAAGTTGAAACACCTTGGGCGAAAGCCTAAGTCCATACCGTACTTATGAGTTAAAAGTTGCGTAAATGCTATATTTTTCACGCCTTAGTATTAATTTCGATGCCAAATAGTTGTACCATCCTTCTGATCGATTAAAGTAATACCTCGATCTTTAAGTTCATTACGAATGCGATCGCCCTCAGCAAAATTCTTAGCTTTCCTTGCTGCTAATCGCTGCTGAATTAAAATCTCAATATCCTTATCGGTTAATCCTGATTGATCAGCAGAAAGAGTCGCACTCGCCGGAACAAGATTAGTAAGTCCTAAAACATGGAGCAAACTAACCAGTGTATGCCACTTTTGTTGTATAACTTCCCCTGGCGTTTCTATTTTTCCCCCATGAATCAAAATATTGCGATCGCGCCGTAATTCCTTCGCCAATTCAAACACAACCGCTAAAGCATTAGGAGTATTAAAATCAT from Kamptonema formosum PCC 6407 encodes:
- a CDS encoding ABC transporter substrate-binding protein, with protein sequence MILSQFVGTIKSRIIRRWRRQGKLISSIILTLALLILGGCQNYPNSQSKNSDPIYLTLWHGINPPPNRDIFQSLVNKFNQTHPKIKIEAFYVGQPDQQMPKILTSVVGNTPPDLLWYNPTIAGQLVELEAIRPLEEWLDKSPLKVEIDPALFESMELDGHTWSIPLGTNNTAIFYRPSLFKQAGIKKLPETWEEFRIAAKTLTQDRNKDGRKDRYGLMLSLGKGEWVVFTWLPFMFSAGGEFVNRKLELGTQVDNTQLAIPSIDNPGAIAALQLWQNILKDGSATLSAPERGYELDSFIAGKVAMQITGPWTLLQLQQSGIDYGVLPIPILKRPAAVTGGENLYLMKTSPQREQAAWEFLEYVLSEEFQTAWALGTGYLPINLKSRESQTYQAFVDRNPVLRVFLEQMKSARSRPIISGYSRLSENLGRAIEATLLGRRPEDALKDSQKRLDLIFNR
- a CDS encoding IS110 family RNA-guided transposase, whose translation is MSNFTQINPNAAGIDIGSQEHWVCVPPDRTSQNVRKFGCFTPDLIEMASWLVECGIDTIAMESTGVYWIPAFQIFEARGIEVKLVNAHHVKTVPGRKSDVLDCQWLQQLHTYGLLSGSFRPDDQSCVLRSYIRHRDNLIKSSSSHVLRMQKALIQMNLQLHKVISDITGVTGMAIIRAIVAGERNPQVLANLKNSRIKSSTADIAKALSGDYRVEHIFVLKQELQLYDIYQEQIASCDVEIERYLASFASEENHPPPDPPKRGNRKPRGHEPNFDLRHQLYRISGVDFTQIPGFDVLTVQALLSEVGLDATRFPTVKHFCSWLGLCPSARITGGKVKSSHTRCVVNRAANAFRLAAQSLSRSQSALGAFYRRLRARLGAPEANTATAHKLARIFYHLWSTKTAYADSGADYYEQKYRQRIVSKLEKTAQSLGFELVACASKLD
- a CDS encoding sensor histidine kinase, translating into METKFLNFIKGQTGRYLLTVAAIAALYFLAAKFAISSLMLSSEVSPMWPAAGVAQAALLLFGPSLWPGVAIGGFLFTLSEQPGYLIAALISATGRTLQPLFGVAMLHHIGFSVKLDRLRDVLGLAILGSFGSAIVNSSIGTLNECLLGLSNWSDFAGTWGTWWLGDAMGILLVAPVLLTWQKWPELPQKPRHTVEAVIWFLVLVAICWLVFCSRTRAAYARYPLEYLPFPLVVWAAFRFGQCSTAIANLILSSFAIWGIARGSGPFLKHANSTPQAILSLQAFITVIALTALVLAATVAERQQAEASLRANEASLANAQRIAQLGNWDLDITAGQLRWSDEIYRIIGQQPGAFKPSQEKFLQYVHPDDRELVRQSIDLAIYEKKAYRIDYRLILPDGSDRTVCEQAAVTSARIASTIQDITDQKLAEAALRSSEERFSKAFYSSPVGISISTLKDGCFVDANDSFLRQLGWHREEFIGRTWTELRMWVNAEDRDSIAQQLQQQNSARNWEVNVYTKSGEIRDWLLSVEPIYIGRQQCVLIMASDITERKRADEFRKGKEAAEAANRAKSEFLANMSHELRTPLNAIIGYSELMREDAEEQGLEEFADDLLRVNNAGKHLLAIIKDILDFSKIEAGKMSLEWETFSIPMLIQEVVATVKPLADKNSNIFNINCAEDIGDLHSDLTKVRQSLLNLLSNASKFTKSGEISLRVTREAGEMRRGGDGEDGVRRRISSSNSTLKHGEALGGTKQSLQTPQLWEEGSNLSKPRSLGKEEGLRVTKQTEGISPKLTEWIVFTVSDTGIGMSPEQLERVFDPFTQADSSTTKKYGGTGLGLTITKKLCQMMGGDISVNSELDKGSTFTMWLPATLDQISTSMGDSEASL
- a CDS encoding RsmB/NOP family class I SAM-dependent RNA methyltransferase, whose product is MEKPSNLLLKLTRNLFTDTTEQERFIQAIVNPQPFNPCILWLESKPIIHPFTVETPTTWQPEFVDRLAINTKPGKHQLHESGHYYCLDFSSIFAASLLLTISQPIKLILDMCAAPGGKSIFAWKILHPELLISNEVIGKRIGMLISNLKRCQISQSVVTSADSEKLAEIIPQTANLVIVDAPCTGQSLLAKGEKAPGCFHPVTINSNANRQKRILANSAKIVAPQGYLAYMTCTYSPAENEQVTEWFIAKFPQFQPVEVPDLAAHQSHLTTLHCYRMWPQDRLGAGAFTVLFQNQEEGRINQLSADFLDATRFKL